The following coding sequences lie in one Methanopyrus sp. SNP6 genomic window:
- a CDS encoding helix-turn-helix domain-containing protein, with protein MRPFLRPIVVELVQGTAELKPERVLSCVFGVKEDEAELYLKLLENSEEAPFTVEDVAEIINRSRSTAQKMLQSLVRVGMVERERETLPGGGRRYLYRPAPWEKVKELGLGNLRIVHEEVEKWFREFTPHRGGR; from the coding sequence TTGAGGCCTTTCTTGAGGCCCATCGTAGTAGAGCTAGTCCAGGGAACGGCAGAGCTCAAACCGGAACGCGTACTCTCGTGTGTTTTTGGAGTCAAGGAAGACGAAGCAGAGCTGTACTTAAAACTGCTCGAAAACTCGGAGGAAGCACCATTTACCGTCGAGGACGTAGCCGAGATCATCAACAGGAGCAGGAGCACGGCTCAGAAGATGTTACAAAGCCTCGTTCGGGTTGGGATGGTAGAGCGGGAGCGCGAGACGTTGCCCGGAGGCGGTAGACGTTATCTGTACCGTCCCGCACCATGGGAGAAAGTAAAAGAACTCGGACTCGGAAACCTCAGGATAGTCCATGAGGAGGTAGAGAAGTGGTTCCGGGAATTCACACCGCACCGAGGGGGAAGATGA
- the hdrB gene encoding CoB--CoM heterodisulfide reductase subunit B — protein MAKKLCFFLGCIMPNRYPGVEKATRLVLEELGYELVDMDGASCCPAPGVFGSFDLKTWVTIAARNLSIAEEKGYDILTVCNGCFGSLNEANHLLQENPELREFVNEKLAEIDREYKGKIKIYHVNTFLYEEVGVKKIEKKVERPLKKTDGEPLKVAVHYGCHLLKPSEVTEFPGSVEDPRTLDELVEALGAESVDYKDKIMCCGAGGGVRSRELKMSLHFTREKIFNMLEAGADCTTNVCPFCHLQFDRGQIEMKEHFEKLPPKKLPVFHYCQLAGLAFGMDPEELALETHEIDCTPILEKLGLA, from the coding sequence TTGGCCAAAAAGCTCTGCTTCTTCCTGGGTTGTATCATGCCGAACAGGTATCCGGGCGTCGAGAAGGCCACGCGTCTAGTCCTCGAGGAACTGGGATACGAACTCGTCGACATGGACGGAGCCTCCTGTTGCCCGGCGCCCGGAGTGTTCGGGTCCTTCGATCTTAAGACATGGGTCACGATAGCAGCTCGCAACCTGTCGATAGCCGAGGAGAAAGGATACGACATTCTGACAGTCTGCAACGGTTGCTTCGGATCTCTGAACGAGGCCAACCACCTGTTGCAGGAGAATCCGGAGCTGCGCGAGTTCGTGAACGAAAAGCTCGCCGAGATCGACAGGGAGTACAAGGGTAAAATCAAGATCTACCACGTGAACACCTTCCTTTACGAGGAGGTGGGTGTCAAGAAGATCGAGAAGAAAGTCGAGAGGCCGCTCAAAAAGACCGACGGTGAGCCGCTGAAGGTAGCCGTTCACTACGGTTGCCACCTGCTGAAGCCGTCTGAGGTGACCGAGTTCCCGGGTTCGGTCGAGGATCCGAGGACACTCGATGAGCTCGTCGAGGCCCTAGGTGCGGAGTCCGTAGACTACAAGGACAAGATCATGTGCTGCGGTGCGGGAGGTGGTGTCAGGTCCAGGGAACTCAAGATGTCACTGCATTTCACCCGCGAGAAGATTTTCAACATGCTCGAGGCCGGTGCCGACTGCACTACCAACGTGTGTCCGTTCTGCCACCTGCAGTTCGACCGTGGACAGATCGAGATGAAAGAACACTTTGAGAAACTTCCGCCGAAGAAGCTGCCGGTGTTCCACTACTGCCAGTTGGCCGGTCTGGCGTTCGGAATGGACCCTGAGGAGCTCGCCCTCGAAACGCACGAGATCGACTGCACACCCATACTAGAGAAGCTCGGCCTCGCCTGA
- a CDS encoding methanogenesis marker 15 protein has product MAVHIAQLSCGTEYSGVQPEIERAAERVGAEIVLPEVDIDIVEEACEEVGYTPKSANLRVLLARAYALANGYAEADAAIILTCFRCAEGALVRNEARRYLQENTDLPVVTYSFTEDLDASELLTRMEALVTIVERKGLLARKRQEGLTLGIDSGSTTTKAVVMEDDEVIGTGWVRTTKVVESAEKAVERALEEAGYELNDIEAIGVTGYGRYTLGRHFDADLVQEELTVNSKGTVYLGDKQEGGATVIDVGGMDNKAITVWDGIPDNFTMGGVCAGASGRFLEVAADRIGVDLDEFGKIALDGNPEAVRLDSYCIVFGIQDLVTALAEGADPEDAAAAACRSVAEQIYEQQLQEIDIREPVFFVGGASLVEGMVKALEDVIGVEVVVPEYPQYIGAVGAALLASNYV; this is encoded by the coding sequence TTGGCAGTCCATATCGCTCAACTCTCGTGCGGCACGGAGTACAGTGGTGTTCAACCCGAGATAGAGCGCGCTGCCGAACGGGTCGGAGCCGAGATCGTACTCCCCGAGGTAGACATCGATATCGTAGAGGAAGCTTGCGAGGAGGTAGGGTACACCCCGAAGAGCGCGAACTTGAGGGTACTCCTTGCCCGTGCTTACGCGCTCGCGAACGGGTACGCGGAAGCCGACGCAGCCATTATCCTTACATGCTTCAGGTGTGCCGAAGGTGCCCTCGTGCGTAACGAGGCCCGACGGTACCTTCAGGAGAACACCGATCTCCCCGTCGTCACCTACTCGTTCACTGAAGACCTCGACGCTAGCGAGTTACTCACGCGTATGGAGGCACTAGTCACGATAGTGGAGCGGAAGGGGCTGCTAGCCCGGAAGAGGCAGGAGGGGCTCACCCTCGGTATCGACTCTGGTTCCACCACCACCAAAGCCGTGGTGATGGAAGACGACGAGGTGATCGGAACCGGATGGGTGCGGACAACGAAAGTGGTCGAATCCGCGGAAAAGGCCGTGGAAAGAGCGTTAGAAGAGGCAGGATACGAGCTCAATGACATCGAGGCGATAGGCGTGACCGGATACGGCAGGTACACCCTCGGCCGCCACTTCGACGCCGACCTGGTGCAGGAGGAGCTCACTGTCAACTCTAAGGGAACGGTATACCTGGGTGATAAGCAGGAAGGTGGAGCGACCGTAATCGACGTTGGCGGGATGGATAACAAGGCGATCACCGTTTGGGACGGAATTCCGGATAACTTCACGATGGGCGGAGTGTGCGCGGGAGCGTCAGGCCGCTTCCTCGAAGTAGCCGCGGACCGTATCGGCGTGGACCTGGACGAGTTCGGTAAGATCGCTCTGGATGGAAATCCAGAAGCCGTGCGACTGGACAGTTACTGCATCGTATTCGGGATCCAGGACTTGGTGACCGCGCTGGCCGAGGGTGCGGATCCCGAGGATGCCGCCGCTGCCGCATGTCGGAGTGTCGCAGAGCAGATCTACGAGCAGCAACTCCAAGAGATCGACATCCGAGAGCCGGTGTTCTTCGTAGGAGGAGCCTCGCTAGTCGAAGGCATGGTGAAGGCGTTAGAGGACGTGATCGGCGTCGAAGTAGTTGTGCCCGAGTATCCCCAGTACATCGGGGCCGTCGGTGCCGCTCTCCTGGCCTCCAACTACGTGTGA
- a CDS encoding adenylyltransferase/cytidyltransferase family protein produces MGKRVLAGGVFDILHPGHAAFLEEARKIAGKDGELVVVVARDETVQRLKRTPIVPEEQRVRMVSALKPVDRAILGHPRDFSITLKAVKPDVVVLGPDQDIDEKEVERWAERVGVDCEVRRIEKYERCPLDSTIKIVKRVIELWKRGELRV; encoded by the coding sequence GTGGGTAAGCGTGTGCTTGCGGGAGGTGTGTTCGATATCCTCCATCCAGGACACGCCGCGTTCCTTGAGGAAGCCCGGAAAATAGCCGGAAAGGACGGCGAACTCGTAGTCGTGGTCGCCCGAGACGAAACCGTGCAACGCCTGAAGAGAACCCCGATCGTGCCGGAGGAACAGCGTGTACGGATGGTTTCGGCGCTGAAACCCGTTGATCGAGCGATCTTAGGCCATCCACGGGACTTCTCCATCACCCTGAAGGCGGTGAAACCGGATGTCGTCGTCCTAGGACCCGATCAGGACATCGATGAGAAGGAAGTCGAACGTTGGGCCGAACGCGTCGGTGTCGATTGTGAGGTTCGTCGGATCGAGAAGTACGAACGGTGTCCGTTGGACAGCACCATAAAGATCGTGAAGCGCGTGATCGAGCTGTGGAAGCGCGGTGAGTTACGTGTGTAG
- a CDS encoding DUF2111 domain-containing protein yields the protein MRIRPDSTAEDILPLAMAVHELVNRLPVTMRTRDNPGVRIEDGEVIDDEYTGPILEEVLEKGEVIRKVPESGPYEGTPVVVVPIKDKSETIAALGVVDLTYGIYSSLRKVTQRPVR from the coding sequence ATGAGAATCAGACCCGACTCGACAGCCGAAGATATATTACCGCTCGCAATGGCGGTCCATGAGTTGGTCAATCGTCTGCCCGTGACAATGCGAACCCGGGACAATCCCGGGGTAAGAATAGAGGATGGCGAGGTGATCGACGACGAGTACACGGGCCCGATCCTGGAGGAGGTGCTCGAGAAAGGTGAGGTGATCAGAAAGGTGCCGGAATCGGGACCCTACGAAGGAACACCGGTTGTAGTGGTTCCTATCAAGGATAAGAGCGAGACTATCGCCGCACTCGGTGTCGTCGACCTCACTTACGGTATCTACTCCTCGCTCAGGAAGGTGACTCAGCGCCCCGTCCGGTGA
- a CDS encoding methanogenesis marker 5 protein, with product MARVFIHPPNSLILHDLVERFGHEPLSLPKEIGKRVRDPEIDSPPMNVTPQDAKRGLKYAAVEVPSGVRGRMALIGPLIEKADAAIVVTGIEDISFGCLGCDRTNEFVTYLVRRQGIPVLELEYPRSEEEAKVFVREIRDFLESL from the coding sequence TTGGCCAGGGTGTTCATCCACCCTCCTAACAGTCTGATTCTCCACGATCTAGTCGAGAGGTTCGGGCACGAGCCGCTCTCACTACCGAAAGAGATAGGCAAGCGGGTACGGGACCCAGAGATCGACTCACCTCCGATGAACGTGACCCCGCAGGACGCGAAACGTGGTCTAAAGTACGCGGCCGTGGAGGTACCTTCGGGTGTCAGAGGCAGGATGGCTCTGATCGGTCCACTTATAGAGAAGGCCGACGCCGCCATCGTAGTCACGGGCATCGAAGACATCTCCTTCGGCTGCTTAGGCTGCGATAGAACGAACGAGTTCGTGACGTACCTAGTTCGACGTCAGGGTATACCGGTGCTGGAGCTGGAGTACCCGAGATCGGAAGAGGAAGCGAAAGTGTTCGTCCGTGAGATTCGAGACTTCTTGGAGTCGTTATAG
- a CDS encoding LysR family transcriptional regulator — MRLNVDVAIRVNGILLTPEELELLLKLSEHGSMSKVAEEKGVTRSAVHKRIRNLEERLGCRLVESSPLGSYLTEHGRRIVIKYVNAKARLSRTETTVACSETVIEDVLAALGREHDVDVIVPPHEKMSRVEADVVVPDDPVIVFDRSDEAVGEPVVVRRTRLVRVGDGSGFVEVPGSAQRIYLTDLRNREEVRPKMRVGYYASALEAVRNGGMWTVVPEELAPEGDDPGPHYTVMALPLTREGEDLLDALES, encoded by the coding sequence GTGAGGTTAAACGTCGACGTGGCGATCAGGGTGAACGGGATACTCTTAACCCCCGAAGAGCTCGAGTTGCTGCTCAAGTTGTCGGAACACGGATCAATGTCCAAAGTGGCGGAAGAGAAGGGTGTGACACGGTCCGCGGTACATAAAAGGATTAGGAATCTCGAGGAACGTCTCGGGTGCCGACTGGTTGAATCGAGCCCTCTCGGATCTTATCTCACGGAGCACGGACGCAGGATAGTGATCAAGTACGTGAACGCCAAGGCTAGACTCTCGAGGACGGAAACTACAGTGGCATGTTCTGAGACCGTGATAGAAGACGTCCTAGCCGCTCTAGGTAGGGAACACGATGTCGACGTTATCGTGCCGCCCCACGAGAAAATGAGTCGTGTGGAGGCGGACGTGGTGGTCCCAGACGATCCGGTGATAGTCTTTGACCGCTCTGATGAGGCCGTCGGCGAACCGGTCGTCGTCAGACGAACGCGGCTGGTACGGGTCGGTGACGGAAGTGGGTTCGTCGAGGTACCTGGGAGCGCACAGCGGATATACCTTACAGATCTCCGCAACAGGGAGGAGGTAAGACCGAAAATGCGCGTAGGCTATTACGCTTCGGCCCTCGAGGCTGTTCGAAACGGAGGAATGTGGACCGTGGTACCCGAAGAGCTGGCGCCTGAAGGAGACGATCCCGGTCCTCACTACACCGTGATGGCGTTACCACTCACCCGAGAAGGGGAGGACCTCCTCGATGCTTTGGAAAGCTAG
- the hdrC gene encoding CoB--CoM heterodisulfide reductase subunit C, whose translation MVEPRDTVIREEDLNPDFLEELSELVEPVFEEEEVLSVQACYQCGTCTGSCPSGRRTSYRTRLIMRKLQLGLVDEVIKSDELWMCTTCYTCYERCPRGVKIVDAVKAARNLAAKEGHMAKAHRMVAMFVIKTGHAVPINDEIREVRKNIGLDEVPPTTHRYEEALEEVQKLVKINEFDKLIGYDWEEGDLVD comes from the coding sequence TTGGTCGAGCCACGGGACACCGTCATCCGGGAGGAAGACCTCAACCCGGACTTCCTGGAAGAACTGAGCGAGCTCGTCGAGCCGGTGTTCGAGGAGGAAGAGGTACTGTCGGTCCAGGCGTGCTACCAGTGCGGTACGTGCACCGGCTCGTGCCCCAGCGGGCGACGAACCTCCTACCGCACCCGACTGATCATGCGGAAACTCCAGTTAGGACTAGTCGATGAAGTAATCAAGAGCGACGAGCTGTGGATGTGCACCACGTGCTACACGTGCTACGAACGGTGCCCACGTGGCGTGAAGATCGTAGACGCCGTCAAGGCCGCCCGGAACCTCGCGGCCAAGGAGGGGCATATGGCTAAGGCTCACAGGATGGTGGCTATGTTCGTGATAAAGACCGGACACGCCGTGCCGATCAACGATGAGATCCGCGAGGTAAGGAAGAACATCGGCTTGGACGAGGTACCGCCGACAACACATCGGTATGAGGAAGCCCTAGAAGAGGTCCAGAAGCTGGTCAAGATCAATGAATTCGACAAACTGATCGGGTACGATTGGGAAGAGGGTGACCTGGTCGACTAA
- a CDS encoding DUF169 domain-containing protein, which produces MSMCVEEPERIREAAESLMKTLDLDLHPVVMKLYLSEEDVPNGYERVDEARRHCEFVMEVARGEMDKIYATSEEQACKGGSAAIGLDDIPDPVRTGKFYHEKLGQHSTLSASKRTVDRVPKVFDGEGVFDAITYEKAIDVEVVPDVILVVCRPKEAMKITQAYLYPEGGRVHSNFSGIQSLCGDAVGKIVKEGGVNFTLGCNGSRTYAEVPDECLVAAMSPMAFLVVGNSITEIP; this is translated from the coding sequence ATGTCCATGTGCGTCGAGGAACCTGAGAGGATCCGCGAAGCTGCCGAGTCACTCATGAAGACCCTGGACTTAGACCTGCATCCTGTGGTGATGAAGCTGTACCTCAGTGAAGAGGATGTCCCGAACGGCTACGAGCGGGTAGATGAAGCCCGCCGTCACTGCGAGTTCGTGATGGAGGTAGCTCGCGGTGAGATGGACAAGATCTACGCAACTTCGGAGGAGCAGGCCTGTAAGGGCGGATCTGCGGCTATAGGACTCGACGACATCCCGGACCCGGTGAGGACGGGTAAGTTCTACCACGAGAAACTCGGGCAGCACTCTACACTCTCGGCCTCCAAACGTACGGTCGATCGGGTACCGAAGGTCTTCGACGGGGAGGGAGTGTTCGATGCTATCACGTACGAGAAGGCTATCGATGTCGAAGTAGTTCCGGACGTCATCTTGGTCGTGTGTAGGCCTAAGGAGGCCATGAAAATAACTCAGGCGTACTTGTACCCAGAAGGTGGGAGAGTACACTCCAACTTCTCCGGTATCCAGTCCCTGTGCGGCGACGCGGTGGGCAAGATCGTGAAGGAAGGTGGAGTTAACTTCACACTCGGGTGCAACGGTTCGCGCACTTACGCGGAAGTCCCTGATGAGTGCCTAGTGGCGGCAATGTCTCCGATGGCGTTTCTCGTAGTAGGTAATTCAATCACCGAAATACCGTAA
- a CDS encoding radical SAM protein produces MRGSCPNDHPCYVGEHGKFVKVHLPVGGRCNIHCRFCESGLEHEGVRVDYPGRTVRTITGGEAKTVLERVKERCGRVDVVGIAGPGDPLANWEDVKETFDIVAETVPEAKRCLSTNGVWLPGLIDEVTELVHSVTITINALDPEAAAEIYDRALTPEGEVLTGKEAARWIVDRQKEAMDALEKERYILKKVNFVLVPGVNEDEVERVAKRAADAGFHAMNVIPLIPGGDMKDHRPPTCRELSKARDLAEEHITVMRRCMQCRADVIHCRGRPRLIWEMLEEE; encoded by the coding sequence GTGAGAGGATCGTGTCCGAACGACCACCCGTGTTACGTCGGTGAGCACGGGAAATTCGTTAAGGTGCACCTACCCGTGGGCGGACGGTGTAACATCCACTGCCGTTTCTGCGAATCCGGACTCGAGCACGAGGGAGTACGGGTGGATTATCCTGGGCGTACCGTCCGCACGATCACCGGAGGTGAGGCCAAGACGGTCCTCGAGAGGGTAAAAGAGCGCTGCGGACGCGTCGACGTCGTCGGGATCGCCGGACCCGGTGACCCACTGGCGAACTGGGAGGACGTGAAGGAGACCTTCGATATCGTCGCCGAAACAGTACCGGAGGCAAAACGCTGCCTGTCCACCAACGGCGTGTGGCTACCCGGGCTGATCGATGAGGTGACGGAGCTCGTGCACTCGGTAACGATAACCATCAACGCGCTGGATCCTGAAGCCGCAGCCGAGATCTACGATCGGGCACTGACACCCGAGGGCGAGGTGCTGACCGGTAAGGAAGCCGCCCGATGGATCGTCGACAGGCAGAAAGAAGCCATGGACGCGCTGGAGAAGGAGCGCTACATACTCAAGAAGGTCAACTTCGTGCTCGTCCCCGGTGTGAACGAGGATGAGGTCGAACGTGTCGCGAAGCGCGCCGCCGACGCAGGGTTTCACGCCATGAACGTAATCCCTCTCATCCCAGGCGGCGATATGAAGGATCACCGACCGCCGACGTGCCGGGAACTCTCGAAGGCACGGGACCTGGCTGAGGAACACATCACCGTGATGCGCCGATGTATGCAGTGTCGCGCCGACGTGATCCACTGCCGCGGCAGACCTCGGCTGATCTGGGAGATGCTAGAAGAGGAATGA
- a CDS encoding DUF1847 domain-containing protein, with amino-acid sequence MDTWNGRVEETGLYERMGWKSVGVAFCVGLAEEVEVTLCEFLRAWRCSPIYGSEGGIEVETVPAGAETETGPHRVIRGSRHHLHRGV; translated from the coding sequence TTGGATACATGGAATGGACGGGTCGAGGAGACGGGACTATACGAGCGGATGGGTTGGAAGAGCGTCGGAGTGGCGTTCTGCGTGGGATTAGCCGAAGAGGTCGAGGTCACATTATGCGAGTTCCTGAGGGCTTGGAGGTGTAGCCCCATCTATGGTTCGGAGGGGGGTATCGAAGTCGAAACTGTACCTGCCGGAGCTGAAACCGAGACAGGACCTCATCGGGTTATTCGTGGGTCACGACATCATCTTCATCGAGGGGTCTGA
- a CDS encoding DUF1611 domain-containing protein produces MGLPHEPGTPAIILCHGAFDKPHGKTAHGLLRFGRVYDIVAVIDRELSGKTARDVDPNFPPVPILRSVSEAIEELDPEVLLIGAAPPGGKLTPEWKEEVIEAVHAGLDVVSGLHEFLSEDPDISEVAEESGSRLIDVRKPRKELFRVADGSARDVDATVVLTAGTDCAVGKMSAAIELAERLREEGVEAAFLATGQTGIMIGAEDGVVVDRMPGDFMTGAVEELVVRLAEDHEIVVVEGQGALSHPAYSGVTLAILHGAWPDAVVLVHDPVREVRDGFPRFRVPDPRTEATLIESLSAAEIVSVALRTWDERLAEELSSEGYLVERLGDLRKTVDRVLEVHRTGR; encoded by the coding sequence TTGGGGTTACCGCACGAGCCCGGAACACCCGCGATCATACTGTGTCACGGGGCGTTCGACAAGCCTCATGGGAAGACAGCACACGGACTGCTCCGGTTCGGACGTGTTTATGACATCGTTGCCGTGATAGATCGCGAGCTGTCTGGGAAAACCGCACGAGATGTGGATCCGAATTTCCCGCCGGTGCCTATACTGCGGTCGGTGAGTGAAGCCATAGAGGAACTGGATCCTGAAGTGTTGCTGATCGGAGCGGCGCCGCCCGGTGGGAAATTAACCCCGGAGTGGAAAGAAGAAGTCATCGAAGCTGTCCATGCGGGCCTGGATGTAGTGAGCGGGCTCCACGAGTTCCTTTCGGAGGACCCGGACATCAGCGAGGTGGCCGAAGAATCAGGTTCACGGCTGATAGACGTGAGGAAACCTCGGAAAGAGTTGTTCCGAGTTGCGGACGGGTCGGCCAGGGACGTGGATGCCACGGTAGTTCTCACGGCGGGGACGGACTGCGCCGTTGGTAAGATGTCGGCGGCCATCGAGCTCGCGGAACGCCTGAGGGAAGAAGGGGTAGAGGCCGCGTTCTTGGCGACGGGACAGACCGGTATCATGATCGGGGCTGAAGATGGCGTCGTGGTGGATCGCATGCCCGGGGACTTCATGACGGGGGCCGTTGAGGAACTGGTCGTCCGCTTGGCCGAGGATCATGAGATCGTCGTAGTAGAGGGACAGGGGGCGTTAAGCCACCCGGCGTATTCCGGGGTTACACTAGCTATCCTGCATGGCGCCTGGCCTGACGCTGTGGTGTTGGTGCACGACCCGGTTAGGGAGGTGCGGGATGGTTTCCCGAGGTTCCGAGTCCCCGACCCACGCACCGAGGCGACGCTGATCGAGTCGCTTAGTGCGGCGGAAATAGTCTCGGTAGCTTTACGCACGTGGGACGAGAGACTCGCGGAGGAGTTATCGTCCGAAGGATACCTGGTAGAACGTTTAGGCGACCTCAGGAAAACTGTAGACAGGGTGTTAGAGGTTCACCGGACGGGGCGCTGA
- a CDS encoding methanogenesis marker 17 protein, which yields MYEHMGKRILVRASEKEAAELYYDIARHAATDLGLARTITAAVFHLDIEAPLYAAAVRTRPMLRPVTLGKVSHLELDDEEGTLKVSVAVERYFPDVIRTLQDVFGEDRVRHEERLKITVEPPEGMSSEHLEKLEELVVHDPRKKLAHRVYDLIERVRPEGFRVARYARFDRDFLYLASEGVLKDEWTDLLFELPGDLDRVGERRGPSE from the coding sequence GTGTACGAACACATGGGAAAGAGGATCCTCGTAAGGGCGTCCGAAAAGGAAGCGGCCGAGCTGTATTACGATATCGCTAGGCACGCGGCCACCGATCTGGGACTGGCGAGGACGATCACCGCAGCCGTGTTCCACCTAGACATCGAAGCCCCGCTCTACGCCGCCGCAGTGCGAACGCGTCCCATGCTCAGGCCGGTGACGCTGGGAAAGGTCTCGCACCTTGAACTCGACGATGAAGAGGGCACTCTCAAGGTATCTGTCGCGGTGGAGCGCTACTTCCCCGATGTGATCCGAACGTTGCAGGATGTATTCGGAGAGGATCGGGTCCGGCACGAAGAGCGCCTCAAAATCACGGTCGAGCCACCCGAGGGGATGAGTTCAGAACATCTCGAAAAACTCGAAGAGCTCGTCGTCCACGATCCTCGGAAGAAGCTCGCCCATAGAGTGTACGACCTCATCGAACGGGTGAGACCGGAAGGGTTCCGAGTGGCCCGATACGCGCGCTTCGATCGGGACTTTCTATACCTGGCCAGTGAAGGCGTGCTCAAGGACGAGTGGACCGACTTACTTTTCGAGCTGCCGGGGGATCTAGATCGTGTCGGAGAGCGCCGGGGGCCGAGTGAGTGA